ACTATACTCTTGATCCCGGGATCCCTTGGGCCATATACTGCTGCGAGCACCTTAGTAGCTCCATATTCAACCAAAGCTGATCCATTTGCGTTTTTGAGAACCCTCACCTCAAATCTAAGGGGCCTTATATCCTCTGGACCTCTACCATCTATCCTCCTCCCATTCTCTATAAGCCTCCTCCTAGCCTCAGCCTTCTCCCCTGACAAGGCCTCTCCTCACCTTCTCCACTACTAGATACTCCCTTATCTTCTCAGTTAAACCCTGTATATATGGGGCGTTCTCTATAACCTTTATCGCGTTTATAGCTATGGCCTCGTGATCCCCCGAGGGACACCCCCTTATAAGTACCCTCCCATTTGCTGCAGGCACTATCTGGCACTGGGTCTCCTTAATCAGTATATCTAACATGCTTCTCTTCCTACCAATAATTCTTGGAACCCTTGTTGGGACAACCTCTATTATAATGCCATCAACCACCCTCCCTAGATCCTTCCCCTTAAGGCTTAGAAGAGGATCTCTGGTGATATCGAACCTCTCTATCTTAGCCAAATATATATCGCCTGGAGATACATAGTTTATAAGGGGATCTTGGGCTGGGTTATACTGTTTACCAACGATCTCTGATGCTGGTAGGATCCCTTTGTAAGGAGCCCTTATATCTAGTATAGCGCTTGTTACCCCCACCTCCTCAACAACACCGATCACTATATCCTCCTCTCTAGGGTTGTAGAAGCCCTCAAGCGGGACAATCCTAATAGCATTCTCACCCCTCTCCTCCGCCACACCTATCACGCTTGAGTAGCATCTACCATCAACACAATATGCGTATGGATATCTCTCAACACTTACATTACCAGAGGCTATTAGATCTCCTGGAAGCACTATATCCCTGTGCTTAACATATATAGCTGAGCCCTGCTGTAGCGATGTGTTCGACAAGCTCTACTTCACCTCTAGAACCTCCACCTGCGCAGATCCATGTGTTAGTTTTGAGATCCTCTCAACAACCTCAGCCTGGAGACCAGCTGGTATTGCAAGCTCCACCTCAACACCCCCGTCGCTGAGCCAGCTACTCCTCCTAACCTCGCCCATCTTAACCACCTGGCTATGGGCTTTGCTCGCATATTCCCTCGGTATTCTTATCCTCAGCACAGCTATAGCCATTTTTATAGGAATGATCTTCGAAATAGCCTTTACAATC
The Sulfolobales archaeon DNA segment above includes these coding regions:
- the rrp4 gene encoding exosome complex RNA-binding protein Rrp4, translating into MSNTSLQQGSAIYVKHRDIVLPGDLIASGNVSVERYPYAYCVDGRCYSSVIGVAEERGENAIRIVPLEGFYNPREEDIVIGVVEEVGVTSAILDIRAPYKGILPASEIVGKQYNPAQDPLINYVSPGDIYLAKIERFDITRDPLLSLKGKDLGRVVDGIIIEVVPTRVPRIIGRKRSMLDILIKETQCQIVPAANGRVLIRGCPSGDHEAIAINAIKVIENAPYIQGLTEKIREYLVVEKVRRGLVRGEG